In Calditrichota bacterium, a single genomic region encodes these proteins:
- a CDS encoding ferritin has protein sequence MANEGYREQIDKLSNETKDMHRAITSLTEELEAVDWYNQRVDACSDDELGAILAHNRDEEKEHAAMILEWIRRKDPTFDHELKDYLFSEKPIAHK, from the coding sequence ATGGCTAACGAAGGATACCGTGAACAAATCGACAAACTTAGCAATGAAACAAAAGACATGCACCGCGCGATTACTTCTCTCACTGAAGAATTAGAAGCAGTCGATTGGTACAACCAGCGCGTCGACGCCTGTAGCGATGACGAATTGGGAGCAATCTTGGCCCACAATCGCGATGAAGAAAAAGAGCACGCTGCCATGATATTGGAATGGATTCGCCGCAAAGATCCGACTTTTGACCATGAACTCAAAGATTATTTATTCTCAGAAAAGCCGATTGCCCATAAATAA
- a CDS encoding YfhO family protein produces MGKKKKKKITQAQLKSERKPNFFSAHPHWSAAIILFVLLLIFYYPIVFENKTLLPPDTLTAKSYNTFVKDALKSGTYPLWNPYIFSGMPSFASLSSAPLVNIVDSIVQYSIQAVRYVIPLTPFMRIILNYVFFGMLVYLLLNSLKVNRYASLFGAIAVMFVPQYVAFTAFGHNTKFLSLVLIPLIFWSVDRMIKKQNLFYFSLTALALGFQLIRAHVQVCYYTYLLLGIYIIYLAVIELRESKKITETLKGFGLLVAAGIAAVAMSAVMYVSIYEYSHYSIRGGSAGLSYDYASSWSFSPAEMITFFVPSFFGFGGATYWGKMPFTDYPLYMGIIVLFLAGIALVLKRDRYTIFFSVIALFSLIVSFGKHLPILYDPMFKFLPFFNKFRVPSMIHILLDLSMVILAGLGVGYLMELKEKAKEKSNDLEKKLKNVKNYFYIFGGVAMVIMLFVALSRNTIFNWMSHAARPLSADAMKVAYKMALTDSVVMLILLGAAGFLVIYYLSSQMKENLLGLSLILLVIVDFWVIDFKIIHPKPAMQESAYFQKTDVVSFLEKQPGPFRIYPVKLNQPGEKPDNWWMYFKLQNIYGYHAAKIKIYQETMDEIQFPQMFLFKYLKQGVDEKGKRGWMFRAPNEIDAKLAAGQATFLDMLNCRYVISSYPLPDTSFQMVFRGSQFVFKNKKALPRAFFVDSVIVTPDKAGIFAQFESGKFDPKKLAILEEPPAFAVRGSQGNSVAVTNYDIHDIKLKASVKTPGLMVLSEVFYPAGWHAYVDGQKTKIYKTNYILRSIFLQPGEHKIEFKFEPASFKIGLLISLFSLLAVVAAFVISIRKQKSQ; encoded by the coding sequence ATGGGAAAAAAGAAAAAGAAAAAAATTACCCAGGCGCAACTTAAATCTGAAAGAAAACCAAACTTTTTCTCGGCGCATCCCCACTGGTCGGCGGCGATTATTTTGTTCGTTCTGCTACTCATTTTTTATTATCCGATTGTTTTTGAGAACAAAACCCTGCTGCCTCCGGACACGTTGACGGCGAAAAGCTACAACACCTTCGTGAAAGACGCGCTTAAAAGCGGGACTTATCCGCTGTGGAATCCGTACATTTTTTCCGGGATGCCGTCGTTTGCCAGTCTTTCCAGCGCTCCGTTGGTGAATATCGTCGATTCGATTGTGCAATACTCGATTCAGGCGGTGCGTTACGTCATTCCGTTGACGCCGTTCATGCGCATTATTTTGAACTACGTCTTTTTTGGCATGTTGGTCTATCTTCTGTTGAATTCCCTGAAAGTGAATCGCTACGCCAGCCTTTTCGGCGCCATTGCGGTGATGTTTGTGCCGCAGTATGTGGCTTTTACTGCCTTTGGGCACAATACCAAATTCCTGTCGCTGGTGCTGATTCCGTTGATTTTTTGGTCGGTGGATCGAATGATCAAAAAGCAAAATCTTTTCTATTTTTCTCTCACCGCGCTGGCGCTGGGTTTTCAGCTCATTCGCGCGCATGTGCAGGTGTGCTATTACACCTATTTGCTGCTTGGCATTTACATCATTTATCTCGCAGTGATCGAATTACGTGAGTCGAAAAAAATAACCGAGACGCTGAAGGGATTCGGCTTGCTGGTTGCAGCGGGCATCGCCGCGGTAGCCATGAGCGCGGTGATGTACGTTTCCATTTACGAGTATTCCCACTACTCCATTCGCGGTGGCAGCGCCGGTTTGAGCTACGATTACGCATCGAGTTGGTCTTTTTCGCCGGCGGAGATGATCACGTTTTTTGTGCCGTCCTTTTTCGGCTTTGGCGGCGCCACTTACTGGGGAAAGATGCCTTTCACCGATTACCCACTCTACATGGGAATCATTGTTTTGTTTTTAGCCGGCATCGCGCTTGTTCTGAAACGAGACCGCTACACGATTTTCTTTTCCGTCATCGCTCTGTTTTCGCTCATCGTTTCTTTTGGCAAACATCTGCCGATTTTGTACGATCCCATGTTCAAATTTTTGCCTTTTTTCAACAAATTCCGAGTGCCGAGCATGATTCACATTTTGCTTGACTTGTCAATGGTCATTTTGGCGGGACTCGGCGTGGGCTATTTGATGGAATTGAAAGAAAAAGCAAAAGAAAAATCCAATGATTTGGAGAAAAAGCTCAAAAATGTGAAAAACTATTTTTACATTTTCGGCGGCGTGGCAATGGTGATCATGCTGTTTGTGGCTCTGAGCAGAAACACAATTTTCAATTGGATGAGCCACGCGGCGCGACCGCTGTCTGCGGACGCCATGAAAGTCGCTTACAAGATGGCGCTGACAGACTCGGTAGTGATGTTGATTCTGCTTGGCGCAGCCGGCTTTCTCGTCATCTACTATTTGTCCAGTCAGATGAAAGAAAATTTGCTGGGACTGTCGCTCATTTTGCTGGTGATTGTGGATTTCTGGGTCATCGATTTCAAAATCATTCATCCTAAACCCGCGATGCAGGAATCGGCATATTTTCAGAAAACCGATGTGGTTTCTTTCCTGGAAAAACAGCCGGGACCGTTTCGAATTTATCCGGTCAAGTTAAATCAGCCCGGCGAAAAACCGGACAATTGGTGGATGTATTTTAAGCTGCAAAATATCTACGGCTATCATGCGGCGAAAATCAAAATTTATCAGGAAACGATGGACGAAATTCAATTTCCACAAATGTTTTTGTTCAAATATCTGAAACAGGGCGTCGATGAAAAAGGGAAGCGCGGCTGGATGTTTCGCGCGCCCAATGAAATCGATGCGAAATTGGCGGCCGGGCAAGCGACTTTTTTGGACATGCTCAATTGCCGCTACGTGATTTCGTCCTATCCGTTGCCGGACACCTCGTTTCAGATGGTTTTTCGCGGCTCGCAATTTGTTTTTAAAAACAAAAAAGCCCTGCCGCGCGCGTTTTTTGTTGATTCAGTGATTGTTACACCGGACAAAGCAGGGATTTTTGCGCAGTTCGAGTCAGGAAAATTTGATCCGAAGAAACTGGCAATTTTGGAGGAGCCGCCAGCATTTGCTGTGCGTGGCAGCCAGGGTAATAGTGTGGCGGTTACTAACTACGACATTCACGACATTAAACTTAAAGCCTCGGTGAAAACGCCGGGACTGATGGTGCTGTCCGAGGTCTTTTATCCAGCCGGGTGGCATGCGTATGTGGATGGACAAAAGACAAAAATTTACAAAACGAATTATATTTTGCGTTCCATTTTTCTCCAACCCGGCGAGCATAAAATTGAATTTAAATTTGAACCGGCGTCGTTCAAAATTGGGTTGTTGATTAGTTTGTTCAGTTTACTGGCGGTCGTTGCTGCGTTTGTGATTTCCATTCGCAAACAAAAGTCACAGTAA